One Oncorhynchus clarkii lewisi isolate Uvic-CL-2024 chromosome 31, UVic_Ocla_1.0, whole genome shotgun sequence DNA segment encodes these proteins:
- the LOC139390655 gene encoding SAM and SH3 domain-containing protein 3, whose product MLRRKPSNASEKEQVQEKVQKKKLTLQRSSSFKDFMKPKSPVVVDKEFNLDYTVPEDMPVEDALKSGSKQGKKSWRKVISRTMTRKTSKTVQKALAEEGGESGEEGSLSPTTDWMPGLTAGNRTSVCSIGSEDTVHSPVSRQLSGCGDRQSLDSGYSQRDSMRLEESSPPYTGPFCGRARVHTDFIPSPYDIESLKLQKGDIIQIIEKDPVGTWTGKLNNKVGTFKFIYVNILPDEVTPPMRKMCSSKNRFSKAKNKPQTLEEVLERIGLTELGSLLSMHGFQSLEDFGGLKESHLNELNITDAEQRTKILTATELLRDSDDESEPEEEEGSSTEEKGDVPRDSGCFESTENMENGRHEPEGEPGMEQKSNQEPEQQQSEEDQLSSVEEQLQEFTVDEEIS is encoded by the exons ATGTTACGGCGAAAACCTTCCAACGCCTCAGAGAAGGAGCAGGTGCAGGAGAAGGTGCAGAAGAAGAAG CTCACCCTGCAGAGGTCCAGCAGCTTCAAGGACTTCATGAAGCCCAAGTCCCCAGTAGTGGTGGACAAGGAGTTCAACTTGGACTACACA GTGCCAGAGGATATGCCTGTGGAGGATGCATTGAAGAGTGGCAGTAAGCAGGGGAAGAAGTCGTGGCGTAAAGTCATCTCACGCACCATGACCCGCAAAACCTCCAAGACGGTACAGAAGGCCCTGGCAGAGGAGGGG GGGGAGAGTGGTGAGGAGGGCTCCCTGTCTCCCACCACAGACTGGATGCCAGGCCTGACAGCAGGCAATAGGACATCTGTGTGCTCCATTGGCTCCGAGGACACTGTCCACAGCCCCGTCTCTCGCCAGCTCTCTGGGT GTGGGGACCGCCAGAGCCTGGACAGTGGCTACAGCCAGCGAGACAGCATGAGGCTGGAGGAGTCCAGTCCTCCCTACACAGGCCCCTTCTGTGGTCGTGCTCGTGTCCACACAGACTTCATCCCCAGCCCCTACGACATAGAGTCCCTCAAGCTCCAA AAAGGCGACATCATCCAGATCATTGAGAAGGACCCGGTGGGCACATGGACAGGGAAGCTCAACAACAAGGTGGGCACCTTCAAGTTCATCTATGTCAACATCTTACCGGATGAGGTCACGCCGCCCATGAGGAAAATGTGCTCCAGCAAGAACCGCTTCTCCAAGGCCAAAAACAAGCCCCAGACCCTGGAGGAAGTTCTGGAGAGGATCGGTCTCACC GAGCTGGGCTCTTTGCTGTCTATGCACGGCTTCCAGAGCCTGGAGGACTTTGGCGGCCTGAAGGAGTCCCACCTCAACGAACTTAACATCACAGATGCTGAGCAACGTACCAAGATTCTGACTGCTACTGAGCTGCTGCGTGACT CGGATGATGAGTCtgagccagaggaggaggagggaagtagCACTGAGGAGAAGGGTGACGTACCCAGGGACTCTGGCTGCTTCGAGAGCACAGAGAACATGGAGAACGGGCGCCATGAACCAGAGGGAGAGCCTGGTATGGAGCAGAAGTCTAACCAGGAGCCAGAGCAGCAACAGAGCGAGGAGGATCAGCTGAGTTCTGTTGAGGAGCAACTGCAGGAGTTTACGGTGGATGAGGAGATCTCCTGA